The following proteins come from a genomic window of Solwaraspora sp. WMMA2065:
- a CDS encoding helix-turn-helix domain-containing protein gives MNGDAIVPGLDERAELARLADLLETAEGRELALVRDGIETELPGSVREVFARLVQVLASGRGVAIVPVDQELTTREAAELLGVSRPTLIKLLDDGEIPYSRPNSSRRIPLGGLLAYKQQRSHARRQLLAEMTADAVDSGMYGTPANSDERDVA, from the coding sequence ATGAACGGGGATGCGATTGTGCCCGGTCTGGACGAGCGCGCGGAGCTGGCGCGACTTGCTGATCTGCTCGAGACGGCCGAGGGACGTGAGCTGGCGCTGGTTCGCGACGGCATCGAGACGGAGCTTCCCGGGTCGGTGCGCGAGGTATTCGCGCGTCTGGTGCAGGTGCTTGCCTCTGGGAGGGGCGTGGCAATTGTGCCGGTCGACCAGGAGTTGACCACAAGAGAAGCGGCTGAGCTGCTCGGTGTGTCCCGGCCGACTCTCATCAAGCTGCTGGACGATGGGGAGATCCCCTATTCCAGACCCAACTCCTCCCGGCGGATTCCGCTAGGTGGTCTGCTCGCTTACAAGCAACAGCGGAGCCACGCGCGACGCCAACTGCTAGCCGAGATGACTGCGGATGCGGTGGATTCCGGGATGTACGGCACTCCGGCAAACTCTGACGAGCGTGACGTCGCGTAG
- a CDS encoding iron-siderophore ABC transporter substrate-binding protein yields the protein MISRELSRVLFAAPLALAIGLTACGSGDDSSADDPATGGSSAGFPVTIEHALGETTIEDTPTRVVAWGWGSADAAIALDVVPVAIPFQSYGGDANGVLPWIAEKLDETGAEVPTVLPDAQDPPFDEIAAADPDLILAVYSGIDQEQYDLLSQIAPTVAHPGEAWATPWRDLITTVGTALGKSDEAQALLDDIDARVANKAEENPQLAGKSVAMVWDSAGTFYVYKEADPRVEFALDLGMTGAPSVNDLGTDESTFYFTMSYEQLDQLTSDVLVSFATTQEEQDAFLSSQAAQTMPQIRSGAVASLVGAEFIASVSPPTALSVTWGLDEYVAALAEAADKVDAAS from the coding sequence GTGATCAGCAGAGAACTCAGCCGCGTCCTTTTCGCCGCTCCGCTTGCCCTCGCCATCGGCCTGACCGCGTGCGGTTCCGGCGACGACTCCAGCGCCGATGACCCCGCGACCGGTGGCAGCTCGGCCGGTTTCCCGGTGACCATCGAGCACGCCCTCGGTGAGACCACTATCGAGGACACTCCGACCCGGGTGGTCGCCTGGGGATGGGGCAGCGCCGACGCCGCCATCGCGCTCGACGTGGTGCCGGTGGCCATCCCGTTCCAGAGCTACGGCGGTGACGCCAACGGCGTACTGCCGTGGATCGCCGAGAAGCTCGACGAGACCGGCGCCGAGGTGCCCACCGTACTGCCGGACGCCCAGGATCCGCCGTTCGACGAGATCGCCGCAGCCGACCCGGACCTGATCCTCGCCGTCTACTCCGGCATCGACCAGGAACAGTACGACCTGCTCAGTCAAATCGCGCCGACGGTCGCCCACCCGGGCGAGGCGTGGGCCACCCCGTGGCGTGACCTGATCACCACCGTCGGCACCGCGCTCGGCAAGAGCGACGAAGCACAGGCGCTTCTGGACGACATCGACGCGCGGGTCGCCAACAAGGCTGAGGAGAACCCGCAACTGGCCGGCAAGAGCGTCGCCATGGTCTGGGACTCCGCCGGCACCTTCTACGTCTACAAGGAGGCCGACCCGCGGGTCGAGTTCGCCCTCGACCTCGGGATGACCGGCGCGCCCAGCGTCAACGACCTCGGCACCGACGAGTCGACGTTCTACTTCACCATGAGCTACGAGCAACTCGACCAGCTCACCTCGGACGTGCTGGTGTCGTTCGCCACCACTCAGGAGGAACAGGACGCGTTCCTGTCCTCGCAGGCCGCCCAGACCATGCCGCAGATCCGGTCCGGGGCGGTCGCCTCGCTGGTCGGTGCCGAGTTCATCGCCTCGGTGTCGCCGCCCACCGCGTTGTCGGTCACCTGGGGCCTCGACGAGTACGTCGCCGCACTCGCCGAAGCCGCCGACAAGGTCGACGCCGCTTCCTGA
- a CDS encoding iron chelate uptake ABC transporter family permease subunit, with protein sequence MTAGLGLPALGRLRRRQRRRTTVVLAGLVGVVAVFALLSLGLGAYRISVDGVFRTLIGQGDGRDDFIILSLRLPRLVAGILAGAAFGLAGGIFQTLLRNPLASPDIIGVTGGASAAAVFALVMLGAGSLGVSVAAFVGAAGTATAVYLLSWRGGLTGYRFVLVGIAAAFMAHGVLGYLLTRGEVREAQMALSWMVGSLGSARWPEIAVLATLLGVLTPALLALRPALGLLQFGDDTATGLGVRLERSRISLLAIAVALAAVATAVTGPIAFVAFVAMPIARRMMRSGAPVLLPAALVGVVVVTGADLVAQHLLPGNIKTPVGIVTAVIGGPYLLWLLATAGRNHGSVTRIT encoded by the coding sequence GTGACCGCCGGTCTCGGGCTTCCCGCGCTGGGCCGGCTGCGGCGTCGCCAACGCCGCCGGACCACCGTCGTGCTGGCCGGGTTGGTCGGGGTCGTCGCCGTCTTCGCCCTGCTCAGCCTCGGTCTCGGTGCCTACCGGATCTCGGTGGACGGGGTATTCCGCACGCTGATCGGGCAGGGCGACGGCCGCGACGACTTCATCATCCTCAGCCTGCGGCTGCCCCGACTGGTCGCCGGGATTCTGGCCGGTGCCGCGTTCGGCCTGGCCGGTGGCATCTTCCAGACCCTGCTGCGCAACCCGCTGGCCAGCCCGGACATCATCGGCGTCACTGGCGGGGCCAGCGCCGCCGCGGTGTTCGCGCTGGTCATGCTGGGCGCCGGCAGCCTCGGCGTGTCGGTCGCCGCGTTCGTCGGTGCGGCCGGTACGGCGACCGCCGTCTACCTGCTCTCCTGGCGGGGCGGGCTGACCGGGTACCGGTTCGTGCTGGTCGGCATCGCCGCCGCGTTCATGGCGCACGGTGTCCTCGGCTACCTGCTGACCCGGGGGGAGGTACGCGAGGCGCAGATGGCATTGTCGTGGATGGTCGGCAGCCTGGGCAGCGCCCGTTGGCCGGAGATCGCCGTCCTGGCGACGTTGCTCGGCGTGCTGACCCCGGCGCTGTTGGCGTTGCGTCCGGCGCTCGGGCTGCTGCAGTTCGGCGACGACACCGCAACCGGCCTGGGGGTGCGGCTGGAGCGCAGCCGGATCAGTCTGCTGGCGATCGCGGTGGCCCTCGCCGCGGTGGCGACCGCGGTGACCGGGCCGATCGCGTTCGTGGCGTTCGTCGCCATGCCGATCGCCCGGCGGATGATGCGTTCCGGCGCCCCGGTGCTGCTGCCCGCCGCTCTGGTCGGAGTGGTGGTGGTGACCGGGGCGGACCTGGTCGCCCAGCACCTGCTGCCCGGCAACATCAAGACCCCGGTCGGCATCGTCACCGCGGTGATCGGCGGGCCGTACCTGCTGTGGTTGCTCGCCACCGCCGGCCGGAATCACGGCTCGGTAACCAGGATTACATAG
- a CDS encoding ElyC/SanA/YdcF family protein → MDDAPAHPTRRTRWLRRKLVVCAAAAVTVALLVTGSGYWVRASAAEHVYELADVPAAPVALVLGAQVRPDGTPSEFLAGRLEVARRLVEADRVRAVLVSGDHREWDYDEPGAMRRWLIDRGVPADRIVQDHAGLDTYDSCLRARRVFGVEQAIVVTQSFHIERAVTVCRRVGVDAVGVGDDSVRRFERAWRWGAFRERFASVKAAYDVLVGRDPALPGPPETSLDDALRD, encoded by the coding sequence ATGGACGACGCCCCGGCTCATCCGACCCGTCGAACCAGGTGGCTGCGCCGCAAACTGGTTGTCTGCGCGGCGGCGGCGGTCACGGTCGCGCTGCTGGTCACCGGCAGCGGCTACTGGGTCCGCGCGTCGGCGGCCGAGCATGTCTACGAGCTGGCCGACGTGCCGGCCGCTCCGGTCGCCCTGGTGCTCGGGGCGCAGGTCCGGCCGGACGGCACGCCGTCGGAGTTCCTGGCCGGTCGGCTGGAGGTGGCCCGGCGGCTGGTCGAAGCCGACCGGGTCCGGGCGGTGCTGGTCTCCGGCGACCATCGGGAGTGGGACTACGACGAGCCGGGCGCGATGCGGCGCTGGCTGATCGATCGTGGCGTGCCGGCGGACCGGATCGTGCAGGACCACGCCGGTCTGGACACCTACGACTCGTGCCTGCGGGCGCGCCGCGTCTTCGGCGTGGAGCAGGCGATCGTGGTGACGCAGAGCTTCCACATCGAGCGGGCGGTCACGGTCTGCCGGCGGGTCGGCGTGGACGCGGTCGGCGTCGGTGACGATTCGGTACGCCGCTTCGAGCGGGCCTGGCGCTGGGGTGCGTTCCGGGAACGGTTTGCCTCGGTCAAGGCCGCGTACGACGTGCTGGTGGGCCGGGATCCGGCGCTGCCCGGCCCACCCGAGACCAGCCTCGACGACGCCCTGCGCGACTAA
- a CDS encoding iron chelate uptake ABC transporter family permease subunit — protein MLTSLRAGRGERVGRDVTQSGRSFTTRRRLGGLLVAVLLLALTVFASLALGSRDIALPVVVEALVDRDPAVNDHVVIWDLRLPRTVIGLLAGLALGLSGGLMQGLTRNPIADPGLLGINAGASLAVVVAITWLGIGTTAGYIWFAFGGATLAALLVYGIGSMGGDGATPVKLAIAGSALTAVLTSLITLVLLTNLQTLERYRFWQVGSLVGRDLDTARTVLLFIAVGTLLALVSGRVLNALSLGDDVAHGLGQHVVRDRAVIMTATVLLCGSATALTGPIVFVGLVVPHAARWVTGPDYRWILAYSAVLGAALLIAADVLGRLVAPPGEVEAGLVVAFLGAPVLIALVRRSRLASV, from the coding sequence ATGCTTACCTCACTTCGGGCCGGTCGGGGTGAGCGTGTCGGACGGGATGTTACCCAAAGTGGTCGTAGCTTTACGACACGTCGGCGGCTTGGTGGGCTGCTCGTTGCCGTACTGCTGCTGGCCCTGACCGTCTTCGCCAGCCTCGCCCTCGGATCCCGCGACATCGCGCTGCCGGTGGTGGTCGAGGCGCTGGTCGACCGCGACCCGGCGGTCAACGACCACGTGGTCATCTGGGACCTGCGGCTGCCCCGGACCGTGATCGGACTGCTCGCCGGTCTGGCACTCGGACTTTCCGGCGGGCTCATGCAGGGACTGACCCGGAACCCGATCGCCGACCCTGGGCTGCTCGGCATCAACGCCGGAGCCTCGCTCGCCGTCGTCGTCGCGATCACCTGGCTCGGCATCGGCACCACCGCCGGCTACATCTGGTTCGCGTTCGGCGGCGCGACCCTCGCTGCGCTGCTCGTCTACGGCATCGGGTCGATGGGCGGCGACGGCGCGACTCCGGTGAAACTCGCCATCGCCGGCTCGGCGCTCACCGCCGTGCTCACCTCGCTGATCACCCTGGTGCTGCTGACCAACCTGCAGACCCTGGAACGCTACCGGTTCTGGCAGGTCGGCTCGCTGGTCGGGCGGGACCTCGACACCGCCCGTACGGTGCTGCTGTTCATCGCCGTCGGCACCCTGCTGGCGCTGGTCTCCGGCCGGGTGCTCAACGCGCTCAGCCTCGGCGACGACGTCGCCCACGGGCTCGGCCAGCACGTGGTTCGGGACCGGGCGGTCATCATGACCGCGACCGTGTTGCTCTGCGGCTCGGCGACGGCGCTCACCGGACCGATCGTCTTCGTCGGGCTGGTCGTGCCGCACGCCGCCCGCTGGGTGACCGGGCCGGACTACCGGTGGATCCTCGCGTACAGCGCGGTGCTCGGTGCCGCTTTGCTGATCGCGGCCGACGTGCTCGGCCGGCTGGTCGCCCCGCCCGGTGAGGTCGAGGCCGGCCTGGTCGTCGCCTTCCTCGGCGCACCGGTGCTGATCGCCCTGGTCCGCCGCTCCCGATTGGCCAGCGTGTGA
- a CDS encoding glycoside hydrolase N-terminal domain-containing protein: protein MHRIDDTAPAARWEDAFLTGNGEYGLMVYGDPTAERIVVDHHRFVLPNGTRGLRPPELAGVIEQVRDLILAGRRTEAGRLLAAGRQLEWTQSFHPGYALTVDDLTVDDLTVDAPAGRAAEPAPLPADYLRTTDFTTGEITVRWAGGGTRQAFVSRADRVAVVRLAAGPCLLGATGDLPGRPADVSYDITAYRRDGYAFLRVRGSYPAGLGAYGFEGLTLVTGDTEILGDRILIGGDALALTVLDRYDAPGWGTGVLHARLAGLADQQPGADYQRLLVRHVALHRPMYQRVELRLRVDEADRRRPVGELLDAQRADDQRLSPALLERLFHAGRYLLISSSGVLPPRLTGLWLGSWDAAWAGDFTTDANLNLQLSGANIGALPEVTAAHRRLIAGQVDDWRRNARAVYGGRGLLAPGRTDGEHGHLFHFCDEWPWPAWLPGAHWLLYPLWEHHLVTGEPLGEVAGWLVEAAEFFEDFLTRVDDDGRYMIVPSFSAETGPPDEHDEPVYPAVNATMDIAAARHAMRVAGGLTGAPRWADLAARLPGYLVDERGALAEWAWPGYRADDDHRHISHLYPVWPLHEITPDGTPELARAAHRALAVRGDENLSAHGSLHRALVAARLRDADRAAANLRKIICADMFFRSLMSAHNPGLQTYNADAVHTLPGVLIEMLVDSRPGSLHLLPAWPGELPGGTLRGVTCRGRITVEELTWDATTLRVRLRSALSQQVAVRSPYGARAVDLPADEPVELSLHT, encoded by the coding sequence ATGCACCGGATCGACGACACGGCGCCAGCGGCGCGCTGGGAAGACGCGTTCCTCACCGGCAACGGCGAGTACGGGCTGATGGTGTACGGCGACCCGACCGCCGAACGGATCGTGGTCGACCATCACCGGTTCGTGCTGCCCAACGGCACCCGCGGCCTGCGGCCACCGGAGCTGGCGGGGGTCATCGAGCAGGTCCGGGACCTGATCCTGGCCGGCCGACGGACCGAGGCCGGTCGGCTGCTCGCCGCCGGCCGGCAGCTGGAGTGGACCCAGTCGTTCCACCCCGGATACGCGCTGACCGTCGACGACCTGACCGTCGACGACCTGACCGTCGACGCGCCGGCTGGCCGGGCCGCCGAGCCGGCGCCGCTGCCCGCCGACTACCTGCGTACCACTGACTTCACCACCGGTGAGATCACCGTGCGGTGGGCCGGCGGCGGAACCCGGCAAGCCTTCGTCTCCCGCGCGGACCGGGTCGCCGTGGTCCGGCTGGCTGCCGGCCCATGCCTGCTCGGCGCGACCGGCGACCTGCCCGGCCGGCCGGCCGACGTCAGCTACGACATCACCGCCTACCGGCGCGACGGGTACGCGTTCCTGCGGGTCCGGGGCAGCTATCCGGCCGGCCTCGGGGCGTACGGCTTCGAAGGACTGACCCTGGTGACCGGCGACACCGAGATCCTCGGCGACCGGATCCTGATCGGCGGGGACGCGCTGGCGCTGACCGTGCTGGACCGCTACGACGCGCCGGGCTGGGGCACCGGGGTGCTGCACGCGCGGCTCGCCGGGCTGGCCGATCAGCAGCCGGGCGCCGACTACCAGCGGCTGCTGGTTCGGCACGTCGCCCTGCACCGGCCGATGTACCAGCGGGTCGAGCTGCGGTTGCGGGTCGACGAGGCCGACCGGCGCCGTCCGGTCGGTGAGCTGCTCGACGCCCAGCGCGCCGACGACCAGCGACTGTCACCGGCGCTGCTGGAACGGCTGTTCCACGCCGGCCGGTACCTGCTGATCAGCTCCAGCGGGGTGCTGCCGCCCCGGCTGACCGGGCTCTGGCTCGGCTCCTGGGACGCCGCCTGGGCCGGCGACTTCACCACCGACGCCAACCTGAATTTGCAGTTGTCCGGGGCGAACATCGGCGCGCTGCCGGAGGTGACCGCTGCGCACCGACGGTTGATCGCCGGCCAGGTCGACGACTGGCGACGCAACGCGCGGGCGGTGTACGGCGGCCGAGGCCTGCTCGCGCCGGGGCGCACCGACGGCGAACACGGGCACCTGTTCCACTTCTGCGACGAGTGGCCCTGGCCGGCCTGGCTGCCCGGCGCGCACTGGCTGCTGTACCCGCTGTGGGAGCACCACCTGGTCACCGGGGAGCCGCTGGGGGAGGTGGCCGGTTGGCTGGTCGAGGCGGCCGAGTTCTTCGAGGATTTTCTGACCCGGGTCGACGACGACGGCCGGTACATGATCGTGCCGTCGTTCTCCGCCGAGACCGGGCCGCCCGACGAGCACGACGAGCCGGTCTACCCGGCGGTGAACGCCACCATGGACATCGCCGCCGCCCGGCACGCGATGCGGGTCGCGGGCGGGTTGACCGGTGCGCCCCGGTGGGCCGATCTGGCCGCGCGGCTGCCCGGATACCTGGTGGACGAGCGGGGCGCGCTGGCCGAGTGGGCGTGGCCCGGATACCGCGCCGACGACGACCACCGGCACATCAGCCACCTCTACCCGGTCTGGCCGCTGCACGAGATCACCCCGGACGGCACCCCGGAGCTGGCCCGCGCGGCCCACCGGGCACTGGCGGTACGCGGCGACGAGAACCTGTCCGCGCACGGCAGCCTGCACCGTGCGCTGGTCGCCGCCCGGCTGCGCGACGCCGACCGGGCCGCCGCCAACCTGCGGAAGATCATCTGCGCGGACATGTTCTTCCGGTCGTTGATGAGCGCCCACAACCCGGGTCTGCAGACGTACAACGCCGACGCCGTGCACACGCTGCCCGGCGTCCTGATCGAGATGCTGGTCGATTCGCGCCCCGGGTCGCTGCACCTGCTGCCGGCCTGGCCGGGCGAGCTGCCCGGCGGCACCCTGCGCGGGGTTACCTGCCGGGGCCGGATCACCGTCGAGGAGCTGACCTGGGACGCCACGACGCTGCGGGTCCGGCTCCGCTCGGCGCTCAGCCAACAGGTGGCAGTACGCAGCCCGTACGGTGCGAGGGCGGTGGACCTGCCCGCCGATGAGCCGGTGGAGCTTTCCCTGCATACTTAG
- a CDS encoding sulfite exporter TauE/SafE family protein — translation MDWVLVLAGCGIGIIVGLTGMGGGALMTPMLVIFFGVPPLAAVSSDLVVSAVMKPVGGLVHIRRRTVHWSLVGWLCLGSVPSAFAGVLLLRSLGDGERLQQGIKVALGVALVLAAAGLVFRTYTRMAEHATRRRAGAADHRADDAAPAEPALRARPLPTVLIGAVGGLIVGMTSVGSGSLIIIALLMLYPLLRPAFLVGTDLVQAVPLVIAAAVGHLLFGDFRLDLTTSLLLGAVPGAWLGAQLSSRAPGGLVRRALTLVLLASAMKLLGVPDIPLLVALAAVVVAGSLGWMAARRRHGLPALARTELREPDRPADRSEPLRVGGR, via the coding sequence GTGGACTGGGTATTGGTGCTGGCCGGTTGCGGCATCGGGATCATCGTCGGGCTGACCGGCATGGGCGGCGGGGCGCTGATGACCCCGATGCTGGTGATCTTCTTCGGCGTGCCGCCGCTCGCCGCCGTCTCCAGCGACCTGGTGGTCAGCGCGGTGATGAAACCGGTCGGCGGGCTGGTGCACATCCGGCGGCGTACCGTGCACTGGTCGCTGGTCGGCTGGCTCTGCCTGGGCAGCGTGCCGAGCGCGTTCGCCGGCGTCCTGCTGCTGCGCTCGCTCGGCGACGGCGAGCGACTGCAGCAGGGCATCAAGGTGGCGCTCGGGGTGGCGCTGGTACTGGCCGCCGCTGGTCTGGTCTTCCGCACCTACACCCGGATGGCCGAGCACGCCACCCGCCGCCGGGCCGGCGCCGCAGACCATCGCGCGGATGATGCCGCACCGGCCGAGCCGGCGCTGCGGGCCCGGCCGCTGCCCACCGTGCTGATCGGTGCCGTCGGCGGTCTGATCGTCGGGATGACCAGCGTCGGCTCCGGTTCGCTGATCATCATCGCGTTGCTGATGCTCTACCCGCTGCTGCGGCCCGCCTTTCTCGTCGGCACCGACCTGGTGCAGGCGGTACCGCTGGTGATCGCCGCCGCCGTCGGGCACCTGCTCTTCGGTGACTTCCGCCTCGACCTGACCACCTCGCTGCTGCTCGGCGCGGTGCCCGGCGCGTGGCTCGGCGCACAACTGTCGTCGCGGGCACCCGGCGGCCTGGTCCGCCGGGCGTTGACCCTGGTACTGCTGGCCAGCGCCATGAAACTGCTCGGCGTGCCGGACATCCCGCTGCTGGTGGCCCTCGCCGCCGTCGTGGTCGCCGGGTCACTCGGCTGGATGGCCGCCCGCCGCCGGCACGGCCTGCCCGCGCTGGCCCGTACCGAGCTGCGTGAGCCGGACCGGCCGGCCGACCGGTCCGAACCGCTGCGGGTCGGCGGCCGGTGA
- a CDS encoding PQQ-binding-like beta-propeller repeat protein: MVIELGLASHPEAPPQAPAGRWWRTPRRVRLAAGRARPLAAVAGLALLAGLSGAAPPSGPLLVQVASHQVKARDIVLAGDRLLVTSAAAQGAATTWQLSAYGVPDGALRWTVPFDSASWRLRQVRRTGDVVLVDPRSGPGTGSTVILDAQTGQTRWVAPDGLVLTDDGRTALIDEPDDAGATSSTLRAVDVATGDELWRADLSVPTEVLAGTAGQALLVGTDGRAQVRDGRDGTMLRTADLGEVSRPDTMAGTLLLRQWRGGELGVTGYDPATLRQLWHRPVRYGPGRITGCGELICFPDDTRIEAVDPLTGRTVWRVPADLVVDFDSYLVAYSVSADGGSGAAADGDGRGYPASVAVADASAEAGSGSGRIIDPRTGRTLLPLSAWEIELEGRGDATFVGYRQLTETGPAWLAVLAPAGPETVRMVGSVPGPVGGCVGDRGTIVCRLGADAISIWHYEL; encoded by the coding sequence ATGGTCATCGAGCTGGGTCTGGCCAGCCACCCCGAGGCGCCGCCGCAGGCACCGGCCGGACGCTGGTGGCGGACACCACGACGGGTACGGCTGGCCGCCGGCCGGGCCCGTCCGCTCGCCGCCGTCGCCGGCCTGGCGCTGCTGGCCGGCCTGTCCGGCGCGGCCCCGCCCAGCGGCCCGCTGCTCGTCCAGGTCGCCAGCCATCAGGTGAAGGCCCGGGACATCGTGCTCGCCGGGGACCGGCTGCTGGTCACCTCGGCTGCCGCGCAGGGCGCGGCGACCACCTGGCAGTTGTCCGCGTACGGCGTACCGGACGGCGCGCTGCGGTGGACGGTACCGTTCGACTCGGCGAGTTGGCGGCTGCGCCAGGTGCGCCGGACCGGTGACGTGGTGCTGGTCGACCCGAGGTCCGGTCCCGGCACCGGCTCGACGGTCATCCTGGACGCGCAGACCGGGCAGACCCGGTGGGTGGCACCGGACGGGCTGGTGCTGACCGACGACGGGCGTACCGCGCTGATCGACGAGCCGGACGACGCCGGCGCCACCTCGTCGACGCTGCGTGCGGTCGACGTGGCGACCGGCGACGAGCTGTGGCGGGCCGACCTGTCCGTGCCGACCGAGGTGCTGGCCGGGACCGCCGGGCAGGCGCTGCTGGTCGGCACCGACGGCCGGGCCCAGGTACGCGACGGGCGCGACGGCACGATGCTGCGTACCGCCGATCTGGGTGAGGTGTCCCGGCCGGACACCATGGCCGGCACGCTGCTGCTGCGCCAGTGGCGCGGCGGTGAGCTGGGGGTCACCGGCTACGACCCGGCGACGTTGCGGCAGCTGTGGCACCGGCCGGTGCGGTACGGACCGGGCCGGATCACCGGGTGCGGCGAGCTGATCTGCTTCCCGGACGACACCCGGATCGAGGCGGTCGACCCGTTGACCGGCCGGACGGTGTGGCGGGTGCCGGCTGACCTGGTGGTCGACTTCGACAGCTACCTGGTGGCGTACAGCGTCTCGGCCGACGGCGGGTCCGGCGCCGCAGCGGACGGCGACGGTCGCGGGTATCCCGCGTCGGTGGCGGTGGCGGATGCCAGCGCCGAGGCAGGTTCGGGCAGCGGGCGGATCATCGACCCGCGGACCGGGCGGACCCTGCTGCCGTTGAGCGCCTGGGAGATTGAGTTGGAGGGGCGCGGCGACGCGACGTTCGTCGGCTACCGGCAGCTGACCGAGACCGGACCGGCGTGGCTTGCGGTACTGGCGCCGGCCGGTCCGGAGACGGTACGCATGGTCGGTAGCGTTCCCGGACCGGTCGGCGGCTGTGTCGGCGACCGCGGCACGATCGTCTGCCGGCTGGGTGCCGACGCGATCAGCATCTGGCACTACGAGCTCTGA
- a CDS encoding nucleoside hydrolase — protein sequence MDSRRHPLTVPRSKRIRLVVDSDARNEADDQYAIVHALLTPRFDVRGLVGAHFGVRNGLDTAAASVAEIHHLLELMRLPAPPPVAAGVSRPLRDAVGGAPGVDLIVAEAMRDDPLPLFVAFLGPLTDLAAALRVEPRIAGRLTAVWIGGGPYPDGGAEFNLGNDVDAANEVFDSEVELWQIPNAAYGMMRVGLSELAVRVAPRGPVGAYLFRQLVEFNDAMGDNANWPAGESWVLGDSPAVGVLLDEHWMDHRQIPAPIVRPDLSYRHRQDRSRTIRVYHRVDSRFVLEDLYAKLTLAYG from the coding sequence ATGGACTCTCGGCGACATCCACTCACCGTGCCGCGGTCCAAGCGGATCCGGCTGGTGGTCGACAGCGACGCGCGCAATGAGGCCGACGACCAGTACGCGATCGTGCACGCACTGCTCACCCCCCGGTTCGACGTGCGCGGGCTGGTCGGCGCGCACTTCGGCGTCCGAAACGGCCTGGACACCGCTGCCGCCAGCGTCGCCGAGATCCACCACCTGCTGGAGCTGATGCGACTGCCGGCTCCGCCGCCGGTGGCCGCTGGGGTCAGCCGTCCGCTGCGGGACGCGGTCGGCGGAGCACCCGGGGTCGACCTGATCGTCGCCGAAGCCATGCGCGACGATCCACTGCCGCTGTTCGTGGCCTTTCTCGGGCCGCTGACCGATCTCGCCGCCGCGCTGCGGGTCGAGCCGAGGATTGCCGGGCGGTTGACCGCCGTCTGGATCGGCGGTGGCCCGTACCCGGACGGTGGTGCCGAGTTCAACCTGGGTAACGACGTCGACGCCGCCAACGAGGTGTTCGACTCCGAGGTGGAGCTGTGGCAGATCCCCAACGCGGCGTACGGCATGATGCGGGTCGGTCTCAGCGAACTCGCGGTCCGGGTGGCGCCGCGTGGGCCGGTCGGTGCGTACCTGTTCCGGCAACTCGTCGAATTCAACGACGCGATGGGTGACAATGCGAACTGGCCGGCAGGGGAGTCGTGGGTCCTCGGCGACTCCCCTGCCGTCGGGGTGCTGCTGGACGAGCACTGGATGGATCACCGCCAGATTCCGGCACCGATCGTCCGGCCCGATCTGAGCTATCGGCACCGGCAGGACCGCTCGCGGACGATTCGGGTCTACCACCGCGTGGACTCCCGGTTCGTGCTGGAGGACCTGTACGCGAAGCTGACCCTCGCGTACGGCTGA